The Raphanus sativus cultivar WK10039 chromosome 2, ASM80110v3, whole genome shotgun sequence DNA segment GGCAGAGGCAATCctgtgaagaagaaaaaaaagttagcTACCACTATGTTGCCGGAGAGCTGCTCAAATACTGGTAAACCGCTTGCGGTTCGTGCTATACTGCTATGTCAAATTTGTGTGCAACTCTTTaagtttttctttattatttccTTTTGCAGTGGCCATAACCAGTCTTTTAGCGTTAATCATATCGAAGTGTTTTCTTTTCGATTTCAATCGTTTTTATTGGGCTCTTTGAAAAATGGAGTCCACCAACACTTGTCCACCAAAACATTGAAACTAAATATTAGCATTAAAGAGCTTCCTATCTTGACTTTTATCACGAGTGGGCCTAGTGAaatgcttttgttttcttttgttgacaAAAGTGTAAATAAATCATTGATTCAATGGTCCTACTCATTTACCCTACGCTATCAAAATTGCATTATCTATCTGTTAATTAATAAGAAGCAaatctccttttcatttttcaatctaTATAAGGACAACTAACCATTCACCACCATCCCCCAAATCAATGCGTAGGGTTATTAGAGAAATCATATAAACCGAAAAACAAGTCTTTGTGATGGACAACAAAACGAAAACTGAGACACattattaatttgtaaaaaataacataacaaatcaaaaaccaaaaaaagaagtgaTTAGTACAGAGAGTCGATGCTCCAAGTGGGGCTTTGAGTTTCATTATATGCTCCTATTCCTGTTTCTATTTTTAGTCTCACCAcctcttgttcttcttcatccGCCTGTTGCAATTATATATAGAATAGTAACTATATCATCAATGCTTTAATAGGACATTACAAAATCGAAAAACCAAACGAAGACACGAGGCAAAGAAGAGACAGGCCCCATTATTATATTGGCAATTGCAATCAAAATCTTACCTCTTAAGATCCAATAATTTATTgccttgttttttttctctattggGGTATTTGATAACTCCAGAGTCCAGACAATATAGACTCATAgctaatattttatcatgatatCCTATCGTTATTTAATTCGATGAGCAATATGCATTACGAAGCAATCAGATTCTGCTTACCACagataaaatctattttattttcctaaCCAGCCAAATGGACCAAACTCCAATAAATGTGGGACCAAAAGTGATTCTAAAAGAACCTCAATCAATGTTTGGTCCAGACTGGAAGGTTCCGATACGGAACCCATCTACGTTATAACATTACAAACCGGAACACTATTTAGTATTTACCCATACATAAAAGAAgcacaaacattttttttcacaaaaaactactatgaaaataaaatctttAGTAGTTTGTAAactgataaacaaaaaaatcatatattttaatattttttttcaatttgacGCTTTTAACAGTGGTATTAGAAGtatttagtttcttttgttCTGTCAAAGGTATCAAGTAAAAAATGCTTGATGAAATAGCCAGCCAACACAGTAAAGTGTCCAACAAAAGCAAAGTATAACTCCAGACGACCAAACCCAAATAATTTCTTCTAATTTAATCATTAAATTACTCTAATAAGATCTTGCTTTAAATCAACTAGAAAGGTCCATGTCTAAATCAGTATCAAATCAAATATCTtgcattttagaaaatatattttatttattttgtcagGTAAACAACTATAGTAATCACACAATGGCTCATTGCCAGCGTGACCAATTTAGACATttagtattaaaataatttggCACGAATAGAGACTTAAACTATAGAAAATCCTTCAAAAACAATTGGATGAGATTGCAATCTAGTATAAAACTCGATTCACGGTTTACACAAATTAGGAAATATATCAAAAGCTAAAAGATTtgcaaaaataaacaaaaaatgtttctacttttgttaatacttaatattaacttttaagaaatattttgagACACCAGAGAAGCTACTGGTATCGTATAGTTTACCTAATTAGCATTGGATGATGGGGACTTTAAGAAAAGTGAACTAAAGTtattactaatatttatatatatctaaatgcttccttttactttttttgaaaagtttacTATCCACATCttgattaattttaatcattgattctttaatactccctctgtttcactataagtgtcgttttagatttgtgcacacggattaagaaaacatttaattttgcatattttcaatataaaaacatcattaccgatacaattcaaccaataaaaaaatagaatggagaataaagtaaataaattttgcattgaaactctaaaacgacacttattttgcaacgaaaaaaattctctaaaacgacacttaatatgaaacggagggagtagtaacAAACTAAAGAGCaaattggagagagagagagagagagagagagagagagagagagagagagagagagagagagagagagagagagagagagagaagaaagatacTGACCTCAATAAAGAGAGTGTAGAAGATCATCCCAGAGAAAGAGTTGAGATTGGAAGTGAGGATTTTGAGATTCAATGACTCAAAGACTTCACACAGTTTCACCATTGTGTCTGTCCTCTTATTACATGTTACATTCACCACCATTACCCTATCTCCCATGGATGTTACCTTCAGCTTCAATCACCCACAATTATTTAATGGAAATTCTTTACTtaaatttgttttgattaactagtaaccggaaaaaaaaaacttacttcgATAACTTCGATGAGAGAACGGGAAGAACCAGAATCAAGCTGTTTCATCTTCTTGGACGTGACAGGAACCAGTAAATCACGATCAAAATCTTTACTGAAACTCAAACTACTCTTGGGTGTAGATTCAAGTTCTCTGATCTCGGCTTCGAGCTTGGCTTCTTCATATTGTAACCCTTGTATGTAACTAATAGCATCTTTGATTATTGATGCTTTATCCATCTATGagacaagaaaaataaaacagaatcCGTAATGAGCTTGAATCCTGCTGGAACTAGAAACAGCCAGGagatgaaaattatattaaaaagaaccTTAGTGATATTAGGAACAACTGATCGAAGAGCGAAGAGTCTCTGGTTAAGTTTCTGTCTTCGGTTTCTCTCCGATACAATATTCTTAGAAGCCGGTGACGAAGCCGCCCCATCAGGCGAGCTCGAATCACACGACCCAGAAATAGCTTCCTCCAAAGGCCAGCTTTAAGAGGAAACAAAAAACGAAAATCAAAACCTCAAGTGTTCCCGAGAAAGTGAGCAAGAAAACGAgacagaaagaaaaagaaaaagaaagaacctGTCGTATTCGAAGTCTTCGTTTTGGAGGAAGGAGTTGTGCTCCCAGTAATTGTTGAATTCTTGGTCGATATTCTCCATTTTTCCGACAGATCTCCTTTTGTAATCAAACTGAATGATCGTCTATGTAGTGTGTCTCCTTGTCTCTCTCGACCTGTGAGCTTTATATAGAGAAGGCCAATGAGAGCGTGAGAATGAGACAGAGAACCAAAGTCTCGGGAGACAACAACGGTAGATTTCAGTTAATATACACAGTTACACACTTTAACTTGTTATCTACTTACTGTACAGATCTagatattttttcaatttaaaagaaaaataaaggctatcataattatattaataaaatatttaggatgATATTCGACACGAGGGCTTTTTTATACATCATAGGGTCCTAACTGTTCTGGGACCTGTTGTCAAAATCTACAGTCCCCTCAGAAACAAAATGACAAAAGTGATTTGACAAACAACgtatttataaatagattttacacgacaaatcaaaatttatgatGTTAATTAGCTAATAAATTACTAATACCATTTCTAAAGAAtgctaaataattttattcttgaaaaataaatataatagtcAAAGAGATCACACTAAAACAAGGACAACTAAAGAGCCATTTCAAAGAATCACAAGTGAAGTTTCGGTGTTTCGTTTCACATGTTTTCGACACAAGTGGTCCTAGCAAAAGATAGGATCTCATGTTGTGCCCATCTGAAAAACGTTTTAACTACCAAAAGATGGGCAATCATGAAATAACGAACGTACCTTATTCGCTTTTCCATTGGTCACTTAACGTACGAAGTATAGGAAGCTTCCCAAAGGACTTGTTCGTCTATCTTGCTCAAGTCTTCATCGTCAAGACGTTTCCACGTTCTGATAAGTTCGACACCTGTCCATGTATCTCTCCCTTTTCCGAGCTCAGCCTCAATTACTCTAGCTCTTCTGTGCCAATTTGGTCTTCCATAAGCATGGTATCCAAACCCTCCACCGTAACAAAACCATACTCCTTTTAGATTTCCACAGAAGTCGTTGACATGGTCGTGTCCTATGAAAGCGGCTTTTACATTTCCCATGGACAAAAAGGTCTTTAAGACTCCTGATTGAACGATGGAGCATGCCACACCCTCTTGAAACTGGCCAATAAAGGGTGTGTACCACAGATCACGAACTTCCAAGATTGGGATGTGGAAGAATGCTAACGCTGGATGATGATTACCGGCAATGCTTTGGTTATGACCCTGTTTAGTCAGTGAGTCTTTTTAGAGGTCAATGAATCTCAGTACCAGTGTGAATTCATATAAAAAGATGGTCTGCggattcagttttttttttcagttatcCCGGTCAGTTTTTCTCGGTTTCAGTTCGCCACAATCTCACCGGATTGAACCAAGAAAAACGTGGTTTCGGTTTggttagtttttaattttaaatttggctattagtttggtttggttatttcaaatattttggttatatttGGATAATTCagttaatttgatttttgttttttttttaaaccgaaCTAACTGAGACCGAACAGAAGTATTTTCAAAAGCTTCCCGAACATGATTTCAAAACGGAACTGAACCGAAAACCAAAAATATCAGTTCGGTTCAAACCCGCAGGgccaaaaaaatatctgaataaaTGATATTTCGTCAGATGTAATAAGAAACGGCAAGGCTATTTACCTGTTTAGAAGTATCTTGAAGCCAACGAAGTTGAGAATCCTTGATCCATCCATATGTTCGCCTACCTTGGAAAGTCTCTCTATCTCCACTGTCAAGAAAGAAGAGGTCAAAGACGGTGCTATTCGACAACACGGAACCAGGTGCGCCGTGTACTCTAAGTTGGTAATTCCCAAAGCCATCGATCAATCTCAATTCGCCATCTCCTCCAACCGGTGGATTGATCTGAGAGACAGAAAAATCCATAAGGGAGAGGAAAGTCATCAACTCTAGACGGTTCAAAGTGGATTCCTGGTCATGGTTTCCTAAAACGGCAGCCCATGGGATTCCATATTCAATGGCTGGACCGATTGCTTCAAGAAGAGATTCAGCTGCATCTGTAGTGCTTGATCCAAATATATTATCCCCTAATTCATTAAGCAACAGAGAATCGAACACAAACTGTTCACTGATTCAAGATTCATAACGCAATAATATAACCAAAGCTTCTTACTATATGTGGAGATCCTTAAGAACAGATTTAGTAAGTTCAGTTTTGTACCAGTAAACGCGATCAAATCGGGTTTCTCAGCTTGGATCATCCTACGAAGGAACCGAGTGGTGTTGAGATCGGAGCAGTAATCGAATTCAGCAGCCACCACATCTCTGCATCGAGTGATGCTCCCCATCCCGTAATGCATATCCGCGACCTACAGCAATGTCGATCAAAACGAAATCGAACGCAAATAAGCTGATTGATCGTAACCTACCTGGAGGATTTTGAAGGTTCCATCGTCGCGGAAGCGTAGAGGGAGATTCGGAGACCTTTTGAGACGGATATTGGTGTGGTTGATGTGTAGCTTGTGCGAGATTAAGGTTTCGATGGAGTAGATCAGAGATATGATTAGGGTTAGGTAGAGGACTGTGTGCTTCCAGTTTCTGTTTACTGTTGCAGAGCTCATTCTCTCTTCGTTCTTCTTCGCCACTGTTCGATAGAGTCGGAGGGAGGGAGGGATGAAGATCGATGAATCTGTTCCACTTTCGAAAAAC contains these protein-coding regions:
- the LOC108835936 gene encoding transcription factor bHLH35 isoform X2, whose protein sequence is MENIDQEFNNYWEHNSFLQNEDFEYDSWPLEEAISGSCDSSSPDGAASSPASKNIVSERNRRQKLNQRLFALRSVVPNITKMDKASIIKDAISYIQGLQYEEAKLEAEIRELESTPKSSLSFSKDFDRDLLVPVTSKKMKQLDSGSSRSLIEVIELKVTSMGDRVMVVNVTCNKRTDTMVKLCEVFESLNLKILTSNLNSFSGMIFYTLFIEADEEEQEVVRLKIETGIGAYNETQSPTWSIDSLY
- the LOC108835936 gene encoding probable inactive purple acid phosphatase 28 isoform X1, which translates into the protein MSSATVNRNWKHTVLYLTLIISLIYSIETLISHKLHINHTNIRLKRSPNLPLRFRDDGTFKILQVADMHYGMGSITRCRDVVAAEFDYCSDLNTTRFLRRMIQAEKPDLIAFTGDNIFGSSTTDAAESLLEAIGPAIEYGIPWAAVLGNHDQESTLNRLELMTFLSLMDFSVSQINPPVGGDGELRLIDGFGNYQLRVHGAPGSVLSNSTVFDLFFLDSGDRETFQGRRTYGWIKDSQLRWLQDTSKQGHNQSIAGNHHPALAFFHIPILEVRDLWYTPFIGQFQEGVACSIVQSGVLKTFLSMGNVKAAFIGHDHVNDFCGNLKGVWFCYGGGFGYHAYGRPNWHRRARVIEAELGKGRDTWTGVELIRTWKRLDDEDLSKIDEQVLWEASYTSYVK
- the LOC108835936 gene encoding transcription factor bHLH35 isoform X3, whose amino-acid sequence is MENIDQEFNNYWEHNSFLQNEDFEYDSWPLEEAISGSCDSSSPDGAASSPASKNIVSERNRRQKLNQRLFALRSVVPNITKMDKASIIKDAISYIQGLQYEEAKLEAEIRELESTPKSSLSFSKDFDRDLLVPVTSKKMKQLDSGSSRSLIEVIEVTSMGDRVMVVNVTCNKRTDTMVKLCEVFESLNLKILTSNLNSFSGMIFYTLFIEADEEEQEVVRLKIETGIGAYNETQSPTWSIDSLY